In Arthrobacter sp. StoSoilB5, one genomic interval encodes:
- a CDS encoding acetate/propionate family kinase, giving the protein MQVLVLNPGSSSLKYHLRDTAHPTGQDSVLASGQVNLPPDSRYEPSRLHETFEEIGAAVAKNMGTGSPEAIGHRVVHGGDRFSTPVCVTSDVVAAIEGLSPLAPLHNPSSAACMKTAGERWPGVPQVAVFDTAFHRSIPEFAARYAIPEDSYTEHPVRRYGFHGISVEMACRDAAAFLDVACPSLNAIVAHVGNGASVTAVREGRSVDTSMGMTPLEGLVMGTRSGDLDPSIIVLMQRAGATADEVDAVLNHQSGLLALAGTADMREIGAAVGRGEPRAVLALETAAYRLAKYIAAYSMVVQRPDALVFTGGVGENSHLFRAKVLSWLGPLGLRVSADENSDDVKGIRGVSTDDSTFPVLVVPSDEERAIAEATASLLAEHE; this is encoded by the coding sequence GTGCAAGTTCTTGTGCTGAACCCCGGCTCCTCATCGCTAAAATACCACTTGAGGGACACCGCGCACCCCACAGGGCAGGACAGCGTCCTGGCTTCGGGACAGGTCAATTTGCCACCGGATAGCCGCTATGAGCCCTCCCGCCTGCACGAGACCTTTGAAGAAATCGGTGCCGCAGTGGCCAAGAACATGGGTACAGGATCTCCGGAGGCAATCGGACATCGCGTCGTTCACGGCGGTGACCGGTTCAGCACCCCGGTATGCGTCACGTCAGACGTTGTGGCGGCAATTGAAGGGCTGAGTCCTTTGGCGCCGCTGCATAACCCCTCAAGCGCCGCCTGTATGAAGACTGCTGGAGAACGCTGGCCGGGGGTCCCCCAGGTGGCTGTCTTCGACACAGCGTTCCACCGTTCCATCCCTGAATTCGCAGCCCGCTATGCCATTCCGGAAGACAGCTATACGGAGCACCCCGTCAGGCGGTATGGGTTCCACGGCATTTCCGTGGAGATGGCATGCCGTGATGCGGCTGCGTTTCTTGATGTGGCCTGTCCTTCGCTGAACGCAATAGTGGCGCACGTGGGTAACGGCGCATCGGTGACGGCAGTCAGGGAGGGCCGCAGCGTGGACACCTCCATGGGTATGACACCACTGGAAGGCCTGGTCATGGGTACCCGGTCAGGGGACCTGGACCCTTCCATCATCGTGTTGATGCAACGTGCGGGAGCCACTGCAGACGAAGTCGACGCTGTCCTCAACCACCAATCGGGCCTCCTGGCATTGGCCGGAACGGCGGACATGCGCGAAATTGGCGCGGCGGTAGGGCGGGGGGAGCCCAGGGCGGTTCTCGCCCTCGAAACTGCTGCCTACCGTCTCGCCAAGTACATCGCGGCCTACTCGATGGTGGTTCAGCGGCCCGACGCTCTAGTGTTCACGGGGGGCGTGGGGGAGAATTCCCATCTGTTCAGGGCCAAGGTCCTTTCCTGGCTGGGCCCGTTGGGATTGCGCGTCTCCGCGGACGAGAATTCAGATGATGTGAAAGGTATCCGTGGGGTCAGCACGGATGATTCCACATTTCCTGTGCTTGTGGTGCCCAGCGACGAAGAGCGCGCGATCGCGGAAGCAACGGCTTCACTTCTCGCTGAACACGAATAG
- a CDS encoding phosphoketolase family protein: MRPSTPDTRQISGPESEDFEQLNRYWAAANYLTVAQIYLQENPLLREPLEARHIKPRLLGHWGTSPGLSLIYAHLNRLIRRTSAEVLLVTGPGHGGPAVVANTYLEGSYSEIYPAVGRDLEGLRRLVRQFSTPGGIPSHVGPATPGSIHEGGELGYSLMHATGAAMDNPNLIVACVVGDGEAETGPLEGSWKAPAFINPLRDGAVLPILHLNGYKISGPTVLGRRSDLDVAALLAAHGWDPITVAGDDPDLVHPALASAMDSAYISIRAIQSHARQEGVIGPARWPAIILRTPKGWTGPVAVDGVPVEGTSRSHQVPLGGVREKPEHLAQLETWMRSYRPEELFDDQGRLIPELAALAPDGGLRMGALPASRGVGGGDLAIPDLGRYAVGAVPRGALMHESTKPLGEMFRDIYIETADDPIFRLFCPDETNSNRLGAVFEATDRCLLESPVNGAVSLAEDHVSASGRVMEVLSEHLCQGWLEGYVLTGRHGFFASYEAFAMVGASMTVQHAKWLQHSRELDWRQPVPSLNILLTSTCWRNDHNGFSHQGPGLIDTVLSLSGSVIRVYLPPDANTLLVAAEHMLRSKDYVNLVVIDKQEHPQYLTLAEAREHAAVGASIWGWAGNESGGSSHVPAEPDIILACAGDVPTQETLAAAWLLRRHVPKLTVRVANVMDAMVLQPEDAHPHGLSREKFDEIFTTDVDVVMAWHGYARALHQLLHGRPNPERFHVRGYNEQGTTTTPFDMVVLNRVSRYHLVMEALRRARRQFMGSDELLEHCRSQLDAHAAYIREHFQDLPEIRNWVWSEPDS, translated from the coding sequence ATGAGGCCAAGCACGCCGGACACCCGCCAGATTTCCGGACCGGAGTCCGAGGACTTTGAACAGCTCAACCGATACTGGGCCGCTGCGAACTACCTCACCGTGGCACAGATCTACCTCCAGGAAAATCCCCTTCTACGCGAACCATTGGAAGCCCGGCACATCAAACCCCGGCTTCTGGGCCATTGGGGGACCAGCCCCGGGTTGTCTCTCATTTATGCCCACCTGAACCGACTTATCCGTCGCACGAGCGCGGAAGTCCTCTTGGTGACTGGCCCTGGCCACGGAGGCCCCGCCGTCGTTGCCAATACGTATCTTGAGGGCAGCTACTCAGAGATTTATCCGGCTGTTGGCAGGGATCTTGAAGGGCTGAGGCGCCTAGTAAGGCAATTTTCGACCCCTGGCGGGATCCCCAGCCATGTCGGCCCGGCCACGCCCGGTTCCATCCACGAAGGCGGTGAACTGGGCTACTCGCTAATGCATGCCACCGGAGCCGCCATGGACAATCCGAACCTTATAGTTGCCTGTGTTGTCGGGGATGGAGAGGCAGAAACAGGGCCCTTGGAGGGTTCATGGAAGGCGCCGGCATTTATTAACCCGCTCCGCGACGGCGCGGTCCTTCCTATTCTCCACCTCAACGGATACAAGATCTCAGGTCCCACGGTCTTGGGCCGTCGCTCGGACCTGGACGTCGCAGCGTTGCTCGCGGCGCATGGCTGGGACCCCATCACTGTTGCAGGAGACGATCCGGACCTCGTCCACCCAGCCCTGGCCTCCGCGATGGATTCGGCGTACATCTCCATCCGGGCCATCCAGTCGCATGCCCGCCAAGAAGGCGTGATAGGTCCGGCCCGATGGCCTGCCATTATCCTTCGCACGCCCAAGGGTTGGACGGGGCCGGTCGCAGTGGACGGCGTGCCGGTTGAGGGAACCAGCCGTTCACATCAGGTGCCGTTGGGTGGAGTAAGGGAAAAGCCTGAGCATCTGGCGCAACTGGAGACCTGGATGCGCTCCTACCGTCCGGAGGAACTCTTCGACGACCAAGGGCGCCTTATCCCTGAACTGGCGGCATTGGCTCCCGACGGCGGCCTTCGCATGGGGGCGCTGCCGGCGAGCCGCGGGGTAGGGGGTGGAGACCTCGCGATACCCGACCTTGGCCGGTACGCCGTCGGGGCTGTTCCGCGCGGAGCGTTGATGCACGAGAGCACCAAACCACTCGGGGAGATGTTCCGGGACATCTATATCGAGACTGCCGATGATCCCATATTCCGCCTTTTCTGCCCGGACGAAACCAATAGCAACCGGCTTGGTGCAGTCTTTGAAGCCACGGACAGGTGCCTGCTGGAGTCGCCCGTTAACGGTGCTGTCTCCCTGGCCGAGGATCATGTCTCGGCCAGCGGCCGGGTCATGGAGGTCCTCTCGGAACACCTGTGCCAAGGCTGGCTCGAAGGATATGTGCTAACAGGAAGGCACGGCTTCTTCGCAAGCTACGAGGCATTCGCGATGGTGGGCGCCTCCATGACAGTCCAGCACGCCAAATGGTTGCAACATTCCAGGGAGCTGGACTGGCGCCAGCCTGTCCCGAGTCTGAATATCCTGCTGACCTCTACATGTTGGCGAAACGATCACAACGGATTCAGCCATCAGGGACCGGGGCTCATCGACACGGTCCTATCCCTGTCCGGAAGTGTCATCAGGGTCTACCTCCCGCCGGATGCCAATACCCTGTTGGTTGCGGCGGAACACATGCTCAGGAGCAAGGATTACGTAAACCTCGTTGTCATCGACAAGCAGGAGCACCCCCAGTATTTGACGCTTGCCGAGGCGAGGGAGCACGCTGCCGTTGGTGCATCCATATGGGGGTGGGCCGGGAATGAATCGGGCGGCAGTTCACACGTCCCTGCAGAACCTGACATCATCCTGGCCTGTGCCGGGGATGTTCCTACCCAGGAGACATTGGCCGCCGCCTGGCTTCTCCGGCGTCACGTTCCCAAGCTCACTGTGCGGGTGGCCAACGTCATGGATGCCATGGTCCTCCAGCCTGAGGATGCGCATCCCCACGGGCTCTCACGTGAGAAGTTTGATGAGATCTTTACTACGGACGTGGACGTGGTGATGGCGTGGCACGGATACGCGCGGGCCCTCCATCAACTCCTGCATGGGCGCCCAAATCCAGAGAGATTCCACGTCCGCGGTTACAACGAACAAGGGACCACCACCACCCCCTTCGACATGGTGGTCCTGAACAGGGTCAGCCGCTACCACCTCGTTATGGAGGCGCTACGCCGGGCCCGCAGGCAATTCATGGGCAGCGACGAACTCCTGGAACATTGCCGGAGCCAGCTTGACGCCCACGCAGCCTACATTCGGGAACATTTCCAAGACCTTCCAGAGATCAGGAACTGGGTGTGGTCGGAGCCGGATTCCTAA
- a CDS encoding multicopper oxidase family protein — protein sequence MEPLSRRSALLLGSLGLASTVMGVTGLVMTLARPTTSTAEPDLTYPPVLKSSAGRLDVQLEASHGPVQLAGRQASALAYNHEIPGPTLRIQPGDVLRIHLVNNLREATNLHVHGLHVSPQGQGDNAFTVVGPGRDFGYEYRLPDDHPPGVYWYHPHHHGNVADQVFGGLFGAIIVEDPEPISTVRERILVVSDTTLDPFGNIQQVSQMERMAGREGTLLLVNGQLNPRLEARPGERERWRIINACAARYLRLSIDGQRLQLLATDSGRLPQPLATEDLLLAPGNRADLLVTTVTGEAVLRATHYNRGVMPGMPGTEGSRVPGTEDNDSTPLATLRVAGKQAGPWPVVPAGSQRADLRSSPVAVHRRLTFGAGMGMGMMGFTINGRQFDATRTDTIASVGSVEEWTLVNGSSMDHPFHLHVWPMQIIEEDGQALDFVRRQDVVNVPANGRVTVRVAFDDFVGRSVYHCHILDHEDLGMMGVIEVR from the coding sequence ATGGAGCCCCTCAGCAGACGCTCGGCGTTGTTGCTGGGAAGTCTGGGGCTGGCGAGCACTGTCATGGGCGTGACAGGCCTCGTTATGACGCTGGCCCGTCCCACCACCTCCACCGCTGAACCCGATTTGACCTACCCGCCCGTTTTGAAAAGTTCGGCAGGCAGACTGGACGTCCAGCTTGAAGCGAGTCACGGCCCTGTGCAGCTCGCGGGACGACAAGCATCCGCCCTTGCCTACAACCACGAAATACCGGGTCCAACGCTTCGGATCCAACCTGGCGACGTCCTAAGAATCCACCTCGTCAATAACCTCCGTGAAGCCACCAACCTCCATGTCCACGGACTGCATGTCTCGCCCCAAGGCCAAGGCGACAATGCTTTTACCGTGGTAGGCCCCGGCAGAGACTTCGGCTATGAGTACCGGCTACCTGACGACCATCCACCCGGCGTGTACTGGTACCACCCCCATCATCACGGCAATGTGGCCGACCAGGTCTTTGGAGGCCTCTTTGGAGCGATCATCGTTGAGGACCCTGAGCCCATCAGCACGGTTCGTGAAAGGATCCTGGTGGTTTCCGACACCACATTGGACCCTTTCGGGAACATCCAACAGGTGTCTCAAATGGAGAGGATGGCTGGCCGCGAAGGCACGCTCCTCCTGGTCAACGGCCAACTCAATCCGCGGTTGGAGGCACGTCCCGGGGAACGTGAAAGGTGGCGGATCATCAATGCGTGTGCTGCCCGCTACCTCCGTTTGAGCATTGACGGCCAGCGCCTTCAGTTGCTGGCGACAGACTCCGGCCGCCTCCCACAGCCACTTGCGACAGAGGACCTGCTGCTCGCTCCCGGCAACCGGGCCGACCTGCTGGTCACAACAGTCACCGGCGAAGCGGTCTTGCGAGCCACACACTACAATCGTGGCGTCATGCCGGGAATGCCGGGCACTGAAGGATCGCGGGTGCCAGGTACTGAGGACAATGACAGTACGCCTTTGGCCACGTTACGGGTTGCGGGCAAGCAAGCAGGGCCTTGGCCGGTGGTGCCCGCGGGAAGCCAACGCGCGGACCTAAGGTCGTCCCCGGTCGCGGTCCACCGTCGCCTGACATTCGGTGCCGGGATGGGTATGGGGATGATGGGATTCACGATCAATGGCAGGCAGTTCGACGCAACCAGGACGGACACCATAGCTTCGGTGGGCAGCGTCGAGGAATGGACCTTGGTCAACGGCAGCTCCATGGACCATCCCTTCCATCTTCACGTGTGGCCCATGCAGATCATCGAAGAAGACGGTCAGGCACTGGATTTCGTTCGACGTCAGGATGTGGTGAACGTCCCCGCGAACGGCAGGGTCACGGTCCGCGTGGCCTTTGATGATTTCGTCGGGCGCTCCGTTTACCACTGCCACATTCTTGACCACGAAGACCTGGGAATGATGGGCGTGATCGAAGTCCGTTAG
- a CDS encoding SHOCT domain-containing protein: MMWGYGMGNGWMWIWGLLTLIGLAILVLLAVRMFGAGYGTGSRHTSDLQSPGRSPARQILDERFARGELTADEYRERVKVLGEGP; encoded by the coding sequence ATGATGTGGGGCTATGGCATGGGCAACGGTTGGATGTGGATCTGGGGGCTTCTCACGCTCATCGGCCTTGCGATACTTGTGCTTCTTGCAGTCCGGATGTTCGGCGCGGGGTACGGAACCGGGTCACGCCATACTTCGGATTTACAGTCCCCCGGACGAAGCCCGGCCCGGCAAATACTCGATGAACGCTTTGCGAGGGGGGAACTCACCGCAGACGAATACCGCGAACGGGTCAAGGTTCTCGGTGAAGGACCCTGA
- a CDS encoding SDR family NAD(P)-dependent oxidoreductase: MPAWHEVVTPGRFDGQTVIVTGAASGIGRATALRVAREGGHVIASDVSQDGLDRLVADHSELDLVPAAGDISAEDAVRRVVAAVNGRVDALANVAGIMDSFQPVHEVDDATWERVLNVNLTSMMRLMRAVVPLMLDAGYGSIVNVSSEAGLRGSAAGAAYTVSKHAVIGLTRSSAVMYGRKGIRVNAICPGGTRTNIHAEFQSQLAVEVLGPLMQANVPPIAEAEELAAGIAFLLSRDGSNINGSVLPSDNGWAAI, encoded by the coding sequence ATGCCCGCATGGCACGAAGTTGTCACACCTGGCCGGTTTGACGGTCAGACCGTCATCGTCACCGGGGCAGCCTCTGGCATCGGTCGTGCGACCGCGCTGCGCGTTGCAAGGGAAGGCGGGCACGTCATCGCCAGCGATGTGAGCCAGGATGGCTTGGACCGGCTTGTTGCCGATCATTCAGAATTGGACCTCGTGCCCGCGGCGGGTGATATCAGCGCAGAGGACGCCGTGCGGCGTGTCGTCGCCGCAGTGAACGGAAGGGTTGACGCCTTGGCGAACGTCGCTGGCATCATGGACAGTTTTCAGCCTGTTCATGAGGTAGACGACGCGACATGGGAGCGGGTTCTCAACGTGAACCTCACGTCGATGATGCGCCTCATGCGCGCGGTGGTCCCCTTGATGCTCGACGCCGGATACGGCTCAATCGTGAATGTGTCATCGGAAGCCGGACTCCGAGGCTCCGCGGCAGGAGCAGCTTATACCGTTTCCAAGCACGCAGTCATCGGACTCACGCGTAGTTCGGCCGTAATGTACGGGCGCAAGGGCATTCGCGTGAATGCCATCTGCCCCGGCGGAACAAGGACCAATATCCATGCCGAGTTCCAGTCCCAGCTCGCGGTTGAAGTTCTTGGCCCGCTCATGCAGGCCAATGTGCCGCCTATCGCAGAAGCCGAGGAACTCGCGGCCGGCATAGCGTTCCTGCTGAGCCGGGACGGATCGAATATCAACGGGAGTGTGCTCCCCTCGGACAACGGATGGGCCGCAATCTGA
- a CDS encoding DUF1003 domain-containing protein: MSETKTTWHGQHKAGLSRGERAADLLRNGMGSWTFVGLFLVFMSVWAAMNTFIFANQAWDPYPFILLNLFLSMLAGLQGAILLIAAKRQDAIAAAMALHDYETDTQAKTEIDRLMAVNSQQLELLEELRVLLLEPRMSGTNDGGTTPPVPDA, encoded by the coding sequence ATGAGTGAAACAAAGACAACGTGGCATGGGCAGCATAAGGCGGGTCTGAGCCGAGGTGAGCGCGCGGCAGACCTCCTTCGGAATGGCATGGGCAGCTGGACTTTCGTTGGGCTCTTTCTAGTATTCATGTCAGTTTGGGCTGCCATGAATACGTTTATTTTTGCCAATCAGGCATGGGACCCCTATCCGTTTATTCTCCTGAACCTCTTTTTGTCCATGCTGGCCGGTCTCCAAGGTGCCATACTGCTGATTGCTGCAAAGCGGCAGGATGCGATAGCCGCAGCCATGGCTCTCCACGATTATGAAACGGACACGCAGGCGAAGACCGAGATCGATCGGCTGATGGCCGTCAACAGCCAGCAGTTGGAACTACTTGAGGAGCTCCGGGTCCTGCTGCTGGAGCCGCGAATGTCAGGGACAAACGACGGCGGAACAACCCCGCCGGTCCCGGACGCCTAA
- a CDS encoding hemerythrin domain-containing protein, translating into MHHDAHKDPAAERRALQAVEHHHAEMLGKLRELVATLVRAVEERDSNAEHHAQEELLAWCQHELIPHALAEEGPLYGGPRKALEGRLLVEGMLAEHKAIVRLVEQLSVSRGVKAAVTGGVIEELFALHLDKENNLLMPFIADSAELSLASAVEGLHELVGETHTHAHDHKQS; encoded by the coding sequence ATGCATCACGACGCGCACAAAGATCCGGCAGCAGAACGCCGCGCACTCCAGGCCGTTGAGCATCATCACGCCGAGATGCTTGGGAAGCTGCGGGAGCTCGTGGCCACGCTCGTACGGGCGGTCGAGGAGCGTGACTCCAACGCCGAGCATCACGCACAGGAGGAGTTGCTTGCCTGGTGCCAGCATGAGCTGATTCCGCACGCTTTGGCAGAGGAAGGTCCCCTTTATGGAGGCCCCAGGAAAGCTTTAGAGGGCAGGCTTCTGGTTGAAGGCATGTTGGCAGAGCACAAAGCAATTGTCCGTCTGGTGGAACAACTTAGTGTTTCCCGCGGTGTGAAGGCTGCGGTGACCGGCGGCGTCATAGAAGAACTCTTCGCCTTGCACTTGGATAAGGAGAACAACCTCCTCATGCCGTTTATCGCTGATTCCGCTGAACTTTCACTGGCGTCCGCCGTTGAAGGGCTACACGAACTGGTCGGTGAAACCCATACTCACGCTCACGATCACAAACAAAGCTGA
- a CDS encoding MFS transporter gives MSITIADVAGLQKARRVRRAAISGFFGSALEYYDFVIYGTAAALVFGKVFFSDMTGGAGALVSIATFGVAYVARPFGAIFWGHIGDRLGRRLALMLSIGLMGSATFFIGILPSYQTIGLVAPILLVLLRLLQGISAGGEVPGSSSLTVEHAPDGKRAFYTAFSMSGMQLGMSLGTLVFLPLAAMPQEHLISWGWRIPFLLSGVLTIIAYLLRRNLEEPEVFKEVREEGKTDSLPIVTLLRYHWKATLRVLICSCINVVGTIFNVFTLAYVSQNQGVSSVTMLVAVSVGNIGAAVMAPVVGVWADRFGRRPVYIIGALGATSTLFVLFNAIDSGNIMLMLIAAVLGISVFYSMAIGVGAAYYAEQFPAKVRYTGMAVGLMLGLVAAGFAPTIAQALGAGPSSWQPAVWLCLAVGILGAIAAFAGPETSRKTTRELG, from the coding sequence ATGTCAATAACCATCGCAGACGTTGCGGGGCTACAAAAGGCCCGGAGGGTGCGCCGTGCTGCTATCTCCGGTTTCTTTGGCAGCGCACTGGAGTACTACGACTTCGTCATCTACGGAACCGCTGCGGCCCTTGTCTTCGGCAAAGTGTTCTTCTCCGACATGACGGGCGGAGCAGGGGCCCTGGTATCCATCGCAACCTTCGGTGTTGCCTACGTCGCCCGCCCATTCGGTGCTATCTTCTGGGGCCACATCGGGGACCGTCTGGGCCGCCGGCTTGCCCTGATGCTCTCCATCGGGTTGATGGGGTCCGCCACCTTCTTCATCGGTATCCTGCCCTCCTACCAAACCATAGGTTTAGTCGCGCCGATTCTCTTGGTCCTTCTCCGGCTCCTGCAAGGCATCTCAGCAGGCGGAGAGGTGCCCGGATCCAGCAGTCTGACCGTAGAGCACGCCCCCGACGGCAAACGGGCGTTCTACACTGCTTTCTCCATGAGCGGCATGCAGCTGGGCATGTCACTGGGCACTCTGGTCTTCCTGCCTCTGGCCGCAATGCCCCAGGAACACTTGATTTCCTGGGGATGGCGTATCCCGTTCCTTCTCAGTGGCGTCCTGACCATAATCGCTTACCTCCTCAGGCGAAATCTTGAAGAACCCGAAGTTTTCAAGGAAGTACGCGAGGAAGGCAAAACGGATTCACTCCCCATCGTCACCCTTTTGCGTTATCACTGGAAAGCTACACTTCGCGTACTCATCTGCAGCTGCATCAACGTCGTCGGGACCATTTTCAACGTGTTCACCCTGGCCTATGTGTCGCAGAACCAAGGCGTATCGAGCGTCACCATGCTGGTAGCGGTCTCTGTAGGCAACATTGGTGCCGCGGTCATGGCACCCGTGGTTGGCGTATGGGCGGACCGATTTGGACGACGCCCGGTTTACATCATCGGCGCCTTGGGTGCCACTTCCACCCTGTTCGTCCTCTTCAACGCCATCGACTCGGGCAATATCATGCTCATGTTGATCGCGGCGGTCCTGGGAATCAGCGTCTTCTATAGCATGGCCATAGGCGTCGGCGCCGCATACTATGCCGAGCAATTCCCGGCAAAGGTGCGGTATACGGGGATGGCTGTAGGCCTCATGCTCGGCTTGGTTGCGGCTGGTTTCGCCCCAACCATCGCCCAAGCACTCGGCGCCGGGCCAAGCTCCTGGCAGCCGGCAGTATGGTTGTGCCTGGCCGTAGGGATCCTTGGCGCTATCGCAGCCTTCGCGGGGCCGGAAACCAGCCGAAAAACTACGCGTGAACTCGGGTGA
- a CDS encoding VOC family protein, giving the protein MITLDHIAVWSDNLYRTTVELSRETGIGSSDGGYFPGLGLGQKIISLGNYVYIEVESIVDHRMITDRAPMALELERQTASGDCFAGLCLRTDSLDDIHQFAKAHGIAPMEGISGGKVAMVPAADKPSIPHAPDFWNSWRLGKPNIYYVPDLGRHSSLAPVQVGTGDHKGGGVTSIELGGSEADLQKWLGDVASTKELGTEITYNGGPDGLYAVTFDSSAGPQTIRLKPITL; this is encoded by the coding sequence GTGATCACACTCGATCACATTGCTGTCTGGTCAGACAACCTATACCGCACCACCGTGGAACTCAGCCGCGAAACCGGTATCGGTTCCTCCGATGGCGGCTACTTTCCAGGGCTGGGATTGGGCCAAAAGATCATCTCACTGGGCAACTACGTCTACATCGAAGTAGAGAGCATAGTCGATCACCGGATGATCACAGACCGCGCCCCAATGGCCCTGGAACTGGAGCGGCAAACGGCTTCCGGTGATTGCTTCGCAGGCCTGTGCCTGCGCACCGACTCGCTGGACGACATCCACCAATTCGCCAAAGCGCACGGAATTGCGCCGATGGAAGGAATATCCGGTGGCAAAGTCGCCATGGTCCCCGCAGCCGACAAACCATCAATTCCGCACGCTCCCGACTTTTGGAACTCCTGGCGTTTGGGAAAACCCAACATCTACTACGTCCCCGACTTGGGCAGGCATTCGAGTCTGGCGCCGGTTCAGGTAGGCACGGGAGACCACAAGGGCGGCGGAGTCACATCCATCGAACTCGGCGGCAGCGAAGCCGACCTCCAGAAGTGGCTGGGCGATGTCGCCAGCACAAAAGAACTCGGCACGGAAATTACCTACAACGGCGGACCCGATGGACTATACGCAGTCACCTTCGACTCGTCCGCGGGACCACAAACTATTCGACTGAAACCCATCACTCTCTAA
- a CDS encoding NADH:flavin oxidoreductase/NADH oxidase yields MTELFDPIILRQLTIPNRIWMSPMMQFSSNPTGPETGAATDWHFQHLAARALGGVGLAMVEATAINPRGRSSQYDLGLWNDQQAISHRRIIEFLHDHGTAVGIQLVHAGRKAASGRPWGGERPEEMEWDRVGPSAVPFGTIAAPKELTRAEIHALVRDFAHSARRAHMAGFDVLELHGAHGYLIHQFLSPASNHRTDEYGGALGNRLRLAVEVVDAVRQEWPDDKPLFFRVSATDWLAGDTGDERTGWTSDESVLLAKTLKDHGVDLIDVSTGGLVPDAQIPVRPGYQVGFADRIRREASIATAAVGLITEPGQAADIIASGKADAVFLARKLLRSPNWAQEASEQLGGPVRYPHQYARAFRTPVQTALSRS; encoded by the coding sequence ATGACTGAGCTGTTCGACCCCATTATTCTTCGGCAACTCACCATACCCAACCGTATTTGGATGTCTCCCATGATGCAGTTCTCATCCAATCCGACTGGCCCCGAAACCGGAGCAGCCACCGATTGGCATTTCCAGCACCTCGCCGCCCGCGCACTGGGCGGCGTAGGTCTGGCCATGGTCGAAGCAACCGCTATCAACCCGAGGGGGCGAAGCAGCCAATATGATCTGGGCCTGTGGAACGACCAGCAGGCAATCTCCCACCGCAGAATCATCGAATTCCTTCACGACCACGGGACCGCCGTCGGCATCCAACTGGTGCATGCAGGCCGCAAAGCCGCCAGCGGCCGCCCGTGGGGAGGCGAACGCCCTGAAGAAATGGAATGGGACCGTGTGGGTCCCAGCGCAGTGCCGTTCGGGACCATCGCAGCGCCGAAGGAACTAACCCGGGCGGAAATCCACGCCCTCGTCCGGGACTTCGCTCACAGCGCCCGTCGGGCCCATATGGCGGGCTTTGATGTGCTGGAACTCCACGGCGCCCACGGGTACCTGATCCACCAGTTCCTATCGCCCGCGTCCAATCACCGCACCGACGAATACGGCGGAGCTCTTGGCAACCGGTTGAGGTTGGCGGTGGAAGTCGTTGACGCTGTCCGGCAGGAATGGCCCGACGATAAGCCCCTGTTCTTCCGCGTCTCAGCGACCGACTGGCTGGCCGGGGACACCGGCGACGAACGCACCGGCTGGACCAGTGACGAGTCGGTCCTCCTCGCGAAGACCCTGAAGGACCATGGTGTCGACCTGATCGACGTCTCAACCGGAGGGTTGGTGCCCGACGCGCAGATTCCCGTCCGGCCTGGTTACCAGGTGGGATTCGCCGATCGGATCCGCAGAGAGGCGTCCATCGCAACAGCAGCTGTAGGGCTCATTACCGAACCTGGACAGGCAGCCGACATCATTGCCTCGGGAAAGGCCGACGCCGTCTTCCTGGCACGGAAGCTGCTTCGCAGCCCCAATTGGGCCCAGGAAGCGAGCGAGCAATTAGGCGGACCGGTGAGGTACCCCCACCAATACGCACGGGCGTTCAGAACACCAGTCCAGACCGCATTGTCTCGGTCCTGA